The genomic DNA TTTTTTTGCAGACATTATGATTTAAGTAGtaattggaaaatatataaattaatacaacGTTCTTTGAAGCACGCTGACGAAAATCAcgagaaaaacacaaaattgatgaaatatggGAAGAAGGTTCAACTCAATTGATAAGCTGTATTTCCCGATAGATGTCCGTTTGTTGCTAAAGATGATGCCAtgcgtatatttataattattaaaaccaTTGTATCGGctgtaagaaaataaaatattattttgtttttgtattgggTTTCTGCAACGCAatcataaaaaaacttaaaatacttCATGGAATATCAAAGCCGATGTGACCTAcataaaccatatatataaattaagctATTGTGATCTTAAGAGAACTTCAATGACATTGCCAAGAAGAAGAAGACGAAATGGCGGCAGTGTTGAAAGTTTAGTTATTATATTTATCATAAATATTCGCGCTATATTAAAGTATTTCGTTAAAAGATATTTAACATAgaagaaattaattattataaagctCTACTATACTTTGCAAGGAGTGAAACTTTAGTATACGAATTCGCTACGTAGATGTGAACATTGTAAAAGATACCATGATGAGCAAACGAATGGTGGTGAACGATTCCGCGCCCACCCCAACAAggcaagaacaacaacagcgaGCGGTCGGTTCTCTAGTGGCACTTACACAAAAATTCGTCCAGTTGATGAAATGGAACAATGGACGGATAGATCTCAAAGAGGTAATTTCGTAGAAGTGCGCCTTGGAAATTCACGTTTGTTTTTTTAGAAATGTGGTAGTGATACCGCCCAAACTATTTGGCGCTTTCGCAATAATTTCTATACGATTCAAGTTTGGAGTTGTTTTAGTTcaagtttagaaaaaaatatattttggataCTAGCTCATTGGATATAAAATTGCTCGACGGTAATGTAGTTAATTCTATGAGCATATATAGTATAAAGTATATGTTCACATTGATGtgtgatatatatgtacatatatagattgATTATTTCTAGGCAACTGAACTGTTGGATGTCCAGAAGCGCCGAATATACGATATAACAAATGTTTTAGAGGGGGTTGGATTAATTGAAAAGACAAGACACAGCAGCACAGTACGATGGCGGTAATACTTTTCAAATTATTGgattacttttttactttgactttctgtatgtataaattttgcAGTGGCGCACTAAATACTAGTACGGGGCACCAAAGTTTAAGAGCAGCGCATGCGCGAGCCAAGCATTTAAAAGCGCTTGAAGCCGATGTAGATCTCCAATTAGAATACGCTCGACGtaatttaaaatacattaaacAAGATGAAGTAAACAAATCTTACGCATATGTAACTCGTGATGACTTGATTTCGATATATGGCCAAAATGTTGTATTGGTAATACCTAATCATGACGATGAAGTGAAAATAGAACCTTCACATGTAagaatacatatgtttataagaaCTTTTATACGatctaaaaatatgtatatatattttattgcagaaCTCGTTATACGTATCGCTGGATAATGGAGGGAAAGTAGATGTACGCCTAGTTACACAACAAGGCACCTGTGTAGCACCTAAACTGGAAACTTCTCCGCTAATTACCCGCTTAGAAACACCATCACCATCTTCATCTAATTGTTCAGAATCAAGTACTTCAAATAAACCAACTCTAGTCACTAATGAGCATACGTACTTTTGTAATCCCGAACATAAGAAAGAACAAGATGAATTAGAAAATCAACTTGCTGctcgaataatttttaaaaattctttagcACAACACTCATTGCGCAGATTTTTTCCAGATGATCCCAATTTAggtaaatattttcgtttactCATAAttctacaataatttttgtattaatttcagAAAATGCTCCACTAATTCAGTTAAATCCCCCCCATGAAGATTACAATTTTGTGTTAACGAAAGACGAGGGTGTATGTGAACTTTTTGATATACAGTGCAATACATATTGAGATTACGCCTTAAATTCCTTCTAAAATCTTTTGATCTTTAATTAGTTCTTGTATGATAAATATGTAGACATATGAAAAACCCTATCTGTTGCAAAATAGGTTATCGTGGGTTGTATAgtataatttatgtaaaataaaggTCAGCACGTAAAACTGCAAATAGACAAGatgtaaaagcaaaaaataaatttgcaattttagtTAATATCgatgtaattaataaattagcgaaaattatattgtatacacttaattaagaaaattaaagacttccacaaaattttaataaaaatttaatttgatatacACTTTTGAAACTATAATCTTTAAAGCCAAATCACTTCAAACCTGATCcgtaaaaattatgaaactaaaacaacatcTGTATAATAACTTCGATTTTTTAGTAACCATAGAAAGCAAATCAGATATTTTTTGATCGAATAAGTTTTAacaaaatgaaaagtaaaacatataaatataaaatatatgcttaaaatatttattttcaaaattatgagcAATAACTATCTTACAATGAAATTCTATGAGCTATGAACTTGTTTCAAGCGATTACTTCCTTTTCGCCTTTTTCCAATTTTTCTTGCCACCAGCGCCACCTTGAGGTTTCATACGCTTCCGAGCTCCAGAAAAATGTTCGGAATCATCATAATCATCTCCCGCTTTCTTAAATTTTCCCTTTTTGCCACCCTTATTATCCTCCAAGTCTTTAAGCTCTAACTTCGCGGTGCGTTGCGCTTCACTCACTCTTTCTTGTAGCGCCATAACTTCA from Bactrocera oleae isolate idBacOlea1 chromosome 3, idBacOlea1, whole genome shotgun sequence includes the following:
- the E2f2 gene encoding transcription factor E2F2, encoding MMSKRMVVNDSAPTPTRQEQQQRAVGSLVALTQKFVQLMKWNNGRIDLKEATELLDVQKRRIYDITNVLEGVGLIEKTRHSSTVRWRGALNTSTGHQSLRAAHARAKHLKALEADVDLQLEYARRNLKYIKQDEVNKSYAYVTRDDLISIYGQNVVLVIPNHDDEVKIEPSHNSLYVSLDNGGKVDVRLVTQQGTCVAPKLETSPLITRLETPSPSSSNCSESSTSNKPTLVTNEHTYFCNPEHKKEQDELENQLAARIIFKNSLAQHSLRRFFPDDPNLENAPLIQLNPPHEDYNFVLTKDEGVCELFDIQCNTY